The Blastococcus sp. HT6-4 genome window below encodes:
- a CDS encoding type III pantothenate kinase has protein sequence MLLTVDVGNSQTVLATFDGDRRVGSWRVTTAPRATADELRMLWRGLLRDTEVTGVAACSTVPALLPALRQLLDSLEVPVVLIGPGVRTGVPLHVDNPREVGADRVVTALAAAELFGRSPDGGRRPVVVVDFGTSTNVDAVGPDGQFLGGALAPGVEVSRDALATRAAQLRSVELSCPPQAIGKNTVAALQSGLVLGFAGLVDGLVARIAAEIVGQFGAPPVVVATGGLAPLLVDSCRTIQEREPDLTVHGLRLAFERQQAAERRAGAP, from the coding sequence GTGCTGCTGACCGTCGACGTCGGCAACAGCCAGACCGTCCTCGCCACCTTCGACGGGGACCGGCGGGTCGGCTCGTGGCGGGTGACCACCGCGCCCCGGGCCACCGCCGACGAGCTGCGCATGCTGTGGCGCGGCCTGCTGCGCGACACCGAGGTCACCGGCGTGGCCGCGTGCTCGACGGTGCCCGCCCTGCTGCCGGCGCTGCGCCAGCTGCTCGACTCCCTCGAGGTCCCGGTCGTGCTCATCGGTCCGGGCGTGCGCACCGGCGTCCCGCTGCACGTGGACAACCCGCGGGAGGTCGGCGCCGACCGCGTCGTCACCGCGCTGGCCGCCGCCGAGCTGTTCGGCCGGTCGCCGGACGGTGGCCGCCGTCCGGTCGTCGTCGTCGACTTCGGCACCTCGACGAACGTCGACGCCGTCGGTCCCGACGGGCAGTTCCTCGGCGGGGCGCTGGCCCCCGGCGTGGAGGTCAGCCGCGACGCGCTCGCCACCCGCGCCGCCCAGCTGCGCTCGGTCGAGCTCAGCTGCCCGCCGCAGGCGATCGGCAAGAACACCGTCGCGGCCTTGCAGTCCGGGCTGGTGCTGGGCTTCGCCGGCCTGGTCGACGGACTGGTCGCCCGCATCGCCGCGGAGATCGTCGGCCAGTTCGGCGCCCCACCGGTCGTCGTCGCCACCGGGGGTCTGGCCCCGCTCCTGGTGGACAGCTGCCGGACCATCCAGGAGCGCGAGCCCGACCTCACCGTGCACGGGCTGCGGCTGGCCTTCGAGCGGCAGCAGGCCGCCGAGCGGCGGGCGGGCGCCCCGTAG
- the lysX gene encoding bifunctional lysylphosphatidylglycerol synthetase/lysine--tRNA ligase LysX, translating into MTDVGPNGPGSDDSGGEELPEQMRVRRAKLDRLRESGVDPYPVTVPRTTTLAAVRAAHPDLEPDTMTGEPVGVTGRVIFVRNTGKLCFATLREGDAELQVMLSRDRVGEEALAAWKSDVDLGDHVFVAGEVGTSRRGELSVFADSWQLTAKSLRPLPVAHKPMSEELRVRRRYVDLIVRDEARRTVRQRATVMSTLRAGLSSRGYLEVETPMLQTVHGGAAARPFRTHMNAFDLDLYLRIAPELFLKRCIVGGLDRVFEINRNFRNEGADSSHSPEFAMLEAYQAYADYQVMAAVTRELIQECSAALFGDHVARHHDGTEVDLSGEWPQIPLYAAVSEAVGEEITPETPVETLRAVAERHDVGVDPAWIHGKLVEEIFEALVQHTLQAPTFVVDYPVDTSPLTRAHRSRPGVAEKWDLYIGGIERATAYSELVDPVVQRERFTAQAALAAAGDPEAMALDEDFLEALEYGMPPTGGMGMGMDRLMMTLTGLGIRETILFPLVRPISS; encoded by the coding sequence GTGACAGACGTTGGACCGAACGGCCCCGGCAGCGACGACAGCGGCGGCGAGGAGCTGCCCGAGCAGATGCGGGTCCGCCGCGCCAAGCTCGACCGGCTGCGCGAGTCCGGCGTCGACCCGTACCCGGTCACCGTGCCGCGGACCACCACGCTCGCCGCCGTCCGCGCGGCCCACCCCGACCTCGAGCCGGACACCATGACCGGCGAGCCGGTCGGCGTCACCGGGCGGGTCATCTTCGTCCGCAACACCGGCAAGCTGTGCTTCGCCACGCTGCGCGAGGGGGACGCCGAGCTGCAGGTGATGCTCTCGCGCGACCGCGTCGGCGAGGAGGCCCTGGCGGCGTGGAAGTCCGACGTCGACCTCGGGGACCACGTCTTCGTGGCCGGGGAGGTCGGGACGTCGCGGCGCGGGGAGCTCTCGGTCTTCGCCGACTCCTGGCAGCTGACCGCCAAGTCGCTGCGGCCGCTGCCGGTGGCGCACAAGCCGATGAGCGAGGAGCTGCGGGTCCGCCGCCGGTACGTCGACCTCATCGTCCGCGACGAGGCGCGGCGCACCGTCCGCCAGCGGGCGACGGTGATGTCGACGCTGCGGGCCGGGCTGTCCTCGCGCGGCTACCTCGAGGTCGAGACGCCGATGCTGCAGACGGTGCACGGGGGCGCGGCCGCCCGCCCCTTCCGCACCCACATGAACGCCTTCGACCTGGACCTGTACCTGCGGATCGCGCCCGAGCTGTTCCTCAAGCGGTGCATCGTCGGCGGGCTGGACCGGGTGTTCGAGATCAACCGGAACTTCCGCAACGAGGGCGCCGACAGCTCGCACTCGCCGGAGTTCGCGATGCTCGAGGCCTACCAGGCCTACGCCGACTACCAGGTGATGGCGGCGGTCACCCGGGAGCTGATCCAGGAGTGCTCGGCGGCGCTGTTCGGCGACCACGTGGCCCGGCACCACGACGGCACCGAGGTCGACCTCTCGGGGGAGTGGCCGCAGATCCCGCTCTACGCGGCGGTGTCCGAGGCCGTGGGGGAGGAGATCACCCCGGAGACGCCGGTCGAGACGCTCCGGGCGGTCGCCGAGCGGCACGACGTCGGCGTCGACCCGGCCTGGATCCACGGCAAGCTCGTCGAGGAGATCTTCGAGGCCCTCGTCCAGCACACGCTGCAGGCGCCCACGTTCGTCGTCGACTACCCAGTGGACACCTCGCCGCTGACCCGGGCGCACCGCTCGCGGCCGGGCGTGGCCGAGAAGTGGGACCTCTACATCGGCGGGATCGAGCGGGCCACCGCCTACTCGGAGCTGGTGGACCCGGTGGTGCAGCGGGAGCGGTTCACCGCCCAGGCAGCGCTCGCCGCGGCCGGCGACCCGGAGGCCATGGCGCTGGACGAGGACTTCCTGGAGGCGCTCGAGTACGGAATGCCCCCGACCGGCGGTATGGGCATGGGCATGGACCGGCTGATGATGACGCTGACCGGCCTGGGAATCCGCGAGACGATCCTCTTCCCGCTGGTCAGGCCAATCAGTTCCTGA